TTGCGTGAGCGGGCAGGCCACGCGCGTGATCTTGTCCTTGAAGTCATTGTTGAACAGCGTCACGCCGGCCTGCAGGCCATTGCCCTTGTCGTAGAGCAGGCCCAGTTCCTGCGACACCATGGTCTCCGGCTTCAGGTCCGGGTTGCCGTACATATTGCCGCCGCGGCTGGTCTGGCCCCAGCCGGCCACGGTCTGGCGCAGGTCCGGCGCGCGGAAGCCGGTGGACACGCCGCCCTTGACGGTCCATCGCTCGGCCGCGTGCCAGACGCCGTACAAGCGCGGGCTGTAGTGCTGGCCGAAGTTCTGGTCATGGTCCATGCGCACGCCGCCGGTCAGCGCAAAGCTCTGCGCCAGGCGCCATTCGTCCTCGGCAAACAGCGCCCACTGGTAGCGCTCGACCCGGTTCGGGCCGCCCGCGATCTGGTTACCGGTCTGGTCGTTCAGGCGCTGGTTCAGGTATTCGGCGCCGACCGACAGCATGTGGCTGCCCAGCGGCATGGCCCAGCTGGTGCGCGCGTTCAGGTTCCTGATCTTCATCCGGCGGCTGCGGTTGTCGAACTCCTCTTGCTGGATATAGCTGTCGGAGACGCCGAAGCCCCAGCGCCCGGTATGCGACAACGCGTACTTCTCGCTGCGGTAGTCGGTCTCGGACGAGGTCGGGCAGCCGGTGCGCGGGCACGCCGTGCCGGGCGGCAGCGGCGGCACGGTCTTGCCGACGGTCTCGCTGCGCTGCTGGCGCATGCCGGTGGCCTCGAACACGATGTCGTGCTGGCGCGTGGGAGTCAGCGCCAGCTTGGCGGTCAGGCTTTCAGAGCGGCGGCCGTGGAAGCCGTAAGCGATGTCGTCCTCGACGCGGTGCGTGCTCTGGCCGTACAGCTGCAGCCCCAGCAGGTCGCTCTTGAGCGGGCCGGCCAGGTAGAAGTTGCCCTGGTACTGGTTGCCCGAGTCGCTGTGCTGCTGCAGCGTGGCATCGCCGCGCAGCTCGCCGGTCCATTGTTTCGGCACCTTGCGCGTGATGATGTTGACCACGCCGCCCATGGCATCGGAGCCATACAGCGACGACATCGGGCCGCGCACCACTTCGATCCGCTCGATCGCGGCCAGCGGCGGGGTCCAGCTGCTCTCGACACCGGACGAATCGGAGTTAGTGCGGGTCTCGCGCGAACTCTGGCGCTTGCCGTCGATCAGCACCTGGGTGTACTTGGCGCCCATGCCGCGCAGGCTGATATCGGTGCGGTCGCCGCCGCCGCTGACGATCACGCCCGGCACTTCGACCAGCGCGTCGTTGACGTCGCGGTAAGCCTTGTTTTCCAGGTCCGAACGCGTGACCACGCTGATCGACGCAGGCGCATCGCGGATGTCCTGCGCGCTGCCGGCCGCGGTCACCACCACGGTGGCAAGGGTGGCTTCCGCCTTGGGTGCCTCCGCCTGGGCCCAGGTCCCCGTCATGCCCGAGGCCGCGCAGAGCGCTGCCAGCCCCTTGATCCACTGACCCTGCGCTATGCCCCGCGGCGTGCCCGCCGATGATGCCGCCCCGACCACTACCCGTGCTGCCGCCTTCAATGCCCACCCGCGTCCGGCGGCCTGCCTGTCCTTCATTATTTTCCCCGCTGTATGCAAATAACAATCATTCTCATATTAGAATCGGGGATCCAAATTGCTAACCAGTCACTTTGGAAAGCTTTTGTTTTCTTGACGTTTCTTGACGGAACCGGGGGTCGGCGGCCCATTCCTCGCCCGCCAGGCCCGCGGCAAGCTGCATGCTGATGTGTTCTCACCCGCCGCCCGCGCGCGTGCTGCTGATCGACGACGACCTGGAACTGGCGCAGATGCTGCGCGAGTACCTGGAGCCCGACCACTGCACCGTCACGCTGGCGCACACCCGCGAGCAGGGCGAGGCCCTGCTGGCCCGCAATGACTACGATGTCGCGCTGCTCGACCTGATGCTGCCCGACGGCAACGGCCTGGAGCTGCTGCGGCTGCATCGCGCGCGCTCGCAGCGCCCGGTGATCATGTTTACCGCGCATGGCGACGAGACCGACCGCGTGCTCGGTCTGGAACTGGGCGCCGACGACTACCTGAGCAAGCCCTTCAGCCCGCGCGAACTGCGGGCGCGCATGCACGCGGTGCTGCGCCGGTTCCAGTGCGCGCTGCCGGCCAGCGGCGCCAGCGCATGGCTGGAAGCCGGCGCGCTGCGCCTGAACCTGGCTTCCGGCGAAGCCATGCACGGACCTGCACAGGCCACGCTGACCGGCGCCGAGCAGCGCGTGCTGGAAATCCTGATGCGTTCGGCGGGCCGGGTGGTCGCGCGGGAGGAAATCGGGCGGTTCGCGCTGGGACGCGCTCCGGAGCGCTACGATCGCAGCCTCGATACCCATGTCAGCGCGCTGCGCCGCAAGCTGGCGCTCGACGGCACCTCGTCGCCGCTGCGCATCCGCAACCTGCGCGGCCGGGGTTACCTGCTGGTGCAGGTGCCGTGAACGGCTGGCGCAGCGTGCGCGCGCTGTTGCCGCTGCCGCTGTTCTGGCGCAACTTCCTGGCCTTCTGGCTCGGCATGGCCGCGATCGTCGGCATCGGCATGGCGCTGACCGCCGCGGTGGCCTGGTACCGCTTCGAGGCGCTCGACGGCCTGAGCCCTGCCGCGCTGACCGCGGACGCGGTCGAGGTGGCGCGCACCCAGGGGCGTCCGGGGCTCAGGCGCTGGCTGCGGATGATGGACTCGCATGCCTCGGCGCTGGACGTCTATATCGTCGATCCCGCGCTGCAGGACCTGCTCGGCCGGCAACTGCCGGCGCGGCTGCGCGACCATCTCGTCGACCGGATCGTGCCGGTGTGGCGCGCGGGCATGATCGGCCATGCGGTCGCGCAGGTCGCGCGCCCCGGTGCGCGCGTGTCATGGTGGGACCCGCAACCGATCGTGCTGCCGGACGGCAGCGAGGTGCTGATGCTGTTCCTGCCGTTCGACTCGTCGCGCTGGGAGGTGCTGCGCCTGTCGCCGGTGGCGCTGGCGCTGGGCATGTTCGCGCTGGCGGTCTCGGCGCCGCTGTGCTGGGCCCTGACGCGGCACGTGACCGGCCCGGTGCGGCGCCTGCGCGAAGCCACGCAGGCGCTGGCCGCGGGCGAACTGGCCACGCGCACGCCGCAGTTACTGGCGCGCCGCGCCGACGAACTGGGCCAGCTCGCGCGCGATTTCGACGCCATGGCCGACCGGCTGCAGTGCCTGGTGGACTGGCGCGAGCAACTGCTGCGCAATATTGCGCATGAGTTGCGTTCACCGCTGGGGCGGCTGCGCTTGTCGCTGGAGCTGGCGCGCCGCCGCGACGCCACGCTCGCGCTGCAGTTCGAGCGCATCGAGCGCGAGACCGAACGGCTCGATGGCCTGGTCGAGCGCACGCTGCAGCTGGCGCGCCTGCACGCGGCGGCACCGGTGCGCAAGCCCATCGACCTCGGCGAACTGGTCGACGGGATCGTCGCCGATGCGCGTTTCGAGGCCGCGGCCCGGGGCGTGGCGATCCGCTGGACCCGGCCCGGCGAACTGATCTTCGACGCCGACGGTGCGGCGCTGGGCAGCGCCATCGAGAACATCCTGCGCAACGCGATCCGGTACACTGACCCGGCCGCGCCCGTTACCGTGACACTGCAGGCCGACGCGGCGGCAATCCGGCTCGATATCGTCGACGGCGGCCCCGGCGTGCCGCCAGAGGCGCTGGCAAGCCTGTTCGAACCGTTCTACCGCGTGCGCAGCGGCCCGGGCCATCCGGCCGGCGCGGGCCTCGGGCTGAGCATCGCGCATGCGGGCATCGCAGCGCATGGCGGTACGGTGTCGGCCCGCAACGCCCGGCCGAGCGGGCTTGCGGTATCGGTGTCACTGCCGCGCCTGGCCTGAGGCGCGCAGCGCGGCCCTGCAACAGGGCGGCTTAGGGGCTGGGCGACCCACGCCGGCCCCCGGTGGTGTCAACGCATCATGGCGTGACCGTGGCATGTCAAAGGGAAAATTCCGAACAAGATCTAAGGCTTGCCTGATTGGTGGCATTAAGCCCCATCCCTATATTCCACTTGTCCCCGGGGCGGCCGGCAACTGCACAAGCTGATCGGCAATTGCACGCGGCACGGGGCAAGGCAAGGATCCGCCGGATCCGCGAGCCATTGACCTACCTACCTCCGAATCACCCATCATGACCAATAACAAGCTTCTCGCCGCTCTGATCGTCGCCGGTACCGCCATGGGCGCGCAGTTTGCCCATGCCGCCGATGGCACCATCACTTTCAAAGGCAATATCACCGCCCAGACCTGCACCATCAACGGCAACGGCACCGGCTCGCACGACTTTACAGTGCAGCTGCCGACGGTTTCGGCCTTGACCCTGAACGGGGCCGGCAAGGTCGCTGGACAGACGCCCTTCAACATCGCGCTGACCGAGTGCACGCCAGACACCGGCAACGTGCATACGTTCTTCGAGGCTGGCCCGACCACCGACCTCAGCACCGGCAACCTGATCCTGGATGCGGGCGGCGCCCAGAACGTGCAGATCCGCCTGCTGAACGGCGGCGCCGCCAACACCCCCATCAGCGCCGGCGCCACCAATGCTGCGCAGAATTCGAATTCGGTGCCGATCGTCAACGGTGCGGCCACGCTGTCGTACTACGCGCAGTACTACGCCACCGGCGTGGCAGGTGCCGGTCCCGCCAACTCAAGCGTGATGTACTCCATCGCCTACGAGTAAGCCTTGTGCCCGAGGGTGCGGAGCGTGTTACCGGCGCGCTCCGCGCCTTGCACTACCCGATGTGCGCCGGTAAACCCATTTGGCGGTCCATCCGGTTGCCGGTTCATCCGAACCATGGGTCCCGCTGCCATCATGAACATGACAATCAAGTCCCTGATTTACGCCGGCGTTGTTGCGCTGGGGCTCCTGAGTGCCGTGCACGCGCAGGCCTCCGTGGTCATCGCCGGTACGCGGGTCATCTATCGTGCCCAGGAGACCGAGGCCACCATCAAGCTGACCAACGAAGGCAAGATGCCGGCCCTGACGCAGGTGTGGATCGACAAGGGCGATCCCAAGGCAGCGCCGGCGGCCATCGAAGTTCCGTTCACCGTGACCCCGCCGGTGTCGCGTATCGATCCGGGCAAGGGCCAGACGCTGCGCATCATCTATACCGGCGAGCCGCTGGCGCAGGACCGCGAATCGGTGTTCTGGCTCAATGTGCTCGAAATCCCGCCCAAGCCGTCGGCGGAAGAGGCCGATACCAATAAGCTGCAACTGGCGTTTCGCTCGCGCATCAAGCTGTTCTTTCGGCCCGCGGGCCTGAAGGGCACGGCGGACGAGGCGCCTGGCCTGATCCGCTGGCGCGTCGTCCACGCTGGCGGCAAGACCGCGCTGGAGGGCAGCAACCCGAGTGCGTATCACGTTTCCTTCGCCAAGATTGAACTGGTCGGCGGCGGCAAGACCGCCCGCTTTGAAGACGGCGGCATGATCGCGCCGGGCGAGACCCGAAGCTTCCCGCTGACTGGCGAGGTGGCGCAGGGCCCCGACGCCAGGGTCCGCTTCAACTCCATCAATGACTACGGCGGCGCCGCGCGCGGTGAAGCCACGCTCGACGGCGCTAGCACCCAGGCCGTTTCGCACTGATCTTGCGCCGGGCGGCGCCCGGCGAACTTCCAGGCTGAATCCTTCGATTGACGATGCCGCGCAGGCGGCAGGGGCGAGTCTTGCCCGCGCAGTGCCAGAAATCCGGCATAAACCATGAGAACCCAGAAGACCTCGTCGTTCCCGTCGCGGCTGAGTCCGGCCAGCGCGGTAGTGTTGTCCTTGTTTGCCAGCGTCAGCGCGTGGGGAGCGCCCGGCAGTTCCCGCGGTTCGACATTGGTCGCCGAAGTCGAATTCAACGATACCTTCCTGCAACAGCCAGGCGGGGTCCGCATCGACGTCAGCCGCTTCAACAAGGGCAACGTGGCCTTGCCGGGCGACTATCGCGCCGAGCTCTACGTGAACGACGTCTGGCTGGGCCGCACCGAGGTGACGCTGCGCCAGATCGGCGACGACGCCCGCAACGTGCAGCCCTGCTTTGACCGCGCCGCGGTCGAGCGCATGGGGATCGACCTGGGCAAGCTCTCGCCGGACGCGTCGGCACGGCTGCTGGCCGGCTGCGTGGCATTGCCCGACCTGGTCCCCGATGCCACCGCCAGCTTCGACAACGGCGAGCAGCGGCTGGACGTGTCGGTGCCGCAGATTGCCCTGTCGCGCACGGCACGCGGCTATGTCGATCCCAAGTACTGGGACGACGGCGTCACCGCGGCGCGGCTGCAGTACAACGCCAACGTCTACCACTCGGATGCGAGCGGGCTGTCGACCACGCAGACCTATGTCGGCCTGAATGCCGGCGTCAACGTCGGCGCCTGGCGCTTCCGTCATGTGGGCAACCTGACGCATGGCGATATCGGCGGCAACCGCTACCAGAGCGTGCAGACCAGCCTGCAGCGCGCGCTTGCGCCGATCCGCAGCCAGCTGGTGATCGGCGAGGCCTATACCGACGGCGCGCTGTTCGACAGCTTCGGCTTCCGTGGCGTGCAGGTCGCCAGCGACGACCGCATGTATCCGGAGTCGCAGCGCGGCTATGCACCGGTCGTGCGCGGCATTGCCAACAGCAATGCCCGCGTGCAGGTGCGCCAGGGCGGCAACATCATCTACGAAACCACGGTCGCGCCCGGCGCGTTCGAGATCACCGACCTGTATCCGACCGGCTATGGCGGCGACCTGGAGCTGGTGATCACGGAGGCCGACGGCAGCGTGCGCACTTCGCGCCTGCCCTATGCCGCGGCCGTCAACGCGCTGCGCCCCGGCATCACGCGCTACAGCATTACCGTGGGGCAGTACCGCAATGTCGCGCTCCACAGCCGGCCGATGATGATGCAGGCGACGGTCCAGCATGGCATCAACAATATGGTGACGGGCTATGGCGGCTTCATTGCGGCACAGGACTACACGGCGGTGATGGGCGGCGGCGCCCTGAACACGGACCTGGGCGCTTTCGGCGCCGACATCACGCAAGCCTGGACCGACCTGCAGAATGCCGGCGGGCGCAGCGGCCAGAGCCTGCGGCTGTCATACAGCAAGCTGGTGGCGCCGACCAATACCAACCTGACGCTGGCGGCCTACCGCTACTCCAGCAGCGGCTACCTCAGCATGGCCGATGCCATGGCGCTGCGCGACCTGGAGCAGCGCGGCATGGCCGCGGGCATGTTAATGGGCGGGATCCAGCGCGGGCGGCTGCAGGTCACCATCAACCAGATGCTGCCGCAGGGCTACGGCTCATTCTACCTGGCCGGCTCGACGCAGAACTACTGGAACCGCGGCGGCAGCGACACCCAGTTCCAGGCGGGCTACAACAACAGCTACAAGCGCATCAACTACGGCGTCTCGGCATCGCGCCAGTTCAACGTCAACGCCGGCAAATGGGATAACCGGGTGATGCTCACGGTGGGCATCCCGCTCGGCACGGGGCAGCATGCGCCGTACTCGATGACCAGCCTGTCCCGCGACTCCCAGGGCGGCACCTCGCTGCAGGAATCGGTGACCGGCACGCTGGGCGACGACAATGCCTTCAGCTACGGCGTCAACGCCGGCTACACCGGCGGCGGCAATGCGGCCGATACCGCCACCGTCGGCGCCAATCTCGGCTACGTGTCTCCGTTCGCCACCGTCACGGCCAGCGCGAGCAAGGGCAACAATTACTCGCAGGCCGGTTTCGGCATCAGCGGCGGCATCGTCGCCTATGCCGGCGGCGTGGTGTTCACGCCGATGCCCGGCGACACCATGGCCATTGTCGAGGCCGCGGACGCAGCCGGCGCACGAGTGGCCAACGGCAGCGGCCTGCGCGTGGATCCGTGGGGCCACGCTCTCGTGCCGAGCCTGACCCCGTTCTCCAGCAACCAGGTCGAGATCGACCCCAAGGGGCTGCCGATCAGCGTGTCGCTGAAGACCACGCTGCAAAACACGGCGCCAACCGCGGGCGCCATCGTGAAGATGAAGTTCGAGACCGAGAACCCCGGGCGTGCCGCGATCCTGCGTGTCATGGGCCCGGATGGGGCGCCGCTGCCGTTCGGCGCGGAGGTCACCGATGCGCAGGGCCAGGCGGCCGGCACGGTGGGGCAGGGCGGGCGCATCATCGTGCGCGGGCTGAAGCAGGACCGTGGCGAACTGCTGGTGAAATGGGGCAGCGATGCCAAATCCTCGTGCACGCTGCCCTATGCCCTGCCGCCCGAAGCGGCGCACCCGGCCAACCCGTTTGCGGTGCTTGACGGGGCGTGCGTGGCATCGGCGGCGCGGTAACCGGGGCCATGGCACCGCCCATGGACGGGGTCAGTCTTGGCGACGCATCGTTGGCGTGCTGGCGGGCCGGGATGAGCCGGGATCAGCCGGGATCACCCGGGATGTTGATGCATAATCCGTAGGCAATTCCCCAGCCAGGGGGCGCCGGGCGATGCCCGGTCCCCGAGCGACGTCAGGCAGGTTGCTGAGAAGGAGCTTCGCCAATGCCCAATTGGCTGTCTCGCGCAAACAAGCAGTTTCCCGGTCGCCTTCTCGCCGTTGTTGCCGCCCTGCTGATCGTGGTGATCAGCGGCTGCCTCGCCTTGTTCCTGCATAGCCGGTTCCAGCGCATTGTCTGGGAGCAGGCGTGGTCCGCACGCCAGCATTTTGGCGCCGTGCTGGCGGCCAAGGCTACCCACGAGTACTTTATCCGTCGCATGGCGGAGATCACCGGGCCCGAATACCGGCTGGTGCGCAGCGATCGTCCCGCGACCCGGCTCGAAGCCTTGCTGATGGCCGTGCCGGTCGGCAGCGCGCGTGCCGTCGAGGTGCCCGGACTGATCAATCCCGCGACCCTGATGCGCGGCGCGCCGGTGCCCGGCGCGGACCGGTCCGTGGCGCTGTCGCATGTCATCCGCTTCGCCATCTTCGAGCGCGCGTACTGGGGCACGGCACCGCAAGGGGTGCGCTCGGTGTTTCTGCTGGCGGACGGCAGCGAGGCGCTGGTGACCCCCGCGCTGCCGGCGGCGTTGCGGCTGAGCGGGCCGCAGGTGGCCGATGCCGTCAGCAACTGGGCCAAGGCGCTGGCGCGCCGCTCGAGCGAGGTGCGGACCAGTACGCCAGCCGGCACGCCGCTGTGGGCCGGCCCCTATCCTGGCCTGATCGGGCAGGAAACGATGCTGAGCTGCTTCCTGCCCGTTCACAACGCCGCCGGAACGCTGCTGGGCTATGCCGCCACGGCCATTCCCGTACGCGCGCTGATGGCCGATGTCAGCATGCCGGGCGGCGCCCAGGCGGGCCAGCCGGTCTCCGGCAAGCGCGCGGTATTCTTCGATGAACGCGGCAAGCTGCTGTTCCAGGGCCGCGATGCCGGCTGGTTGCGTCCCCACGCCCTGGGCGAGCGGGTCGCCCGTGAGCTGGCCGCCAGCGAGCGGGGCGTGGCTTACTGGTTCGAGCAAGGCAGCCTGATGATCGGCAGCATGGCGCCCGACCACAGCTGGCGCGCGGCCTATGCCTATCCGCTGTCGCAAGGGCTGGCGGACCACGGCCTGGCACTGGCGGCGGCACTGCTGCTCTACGGGCTCGGCATCGCGGCGGTGCTGCAAGGCGCGCGCATGGTGCGGCGCCGGGTGCTGGTGCCGATGCGGCGCAACGCCGAACGCATCGAGGACAGCGAGCGCTTCAACCGCACCGTGATGCAGGCGGCGCCGGTTGGCCTGCGGGTGGTGCGCACCGCCGATGCGCATGTGCGGGCCGAGAACGCGCTCGCCGCGCAATGGCTGCCGCTGGATGCCCGCACGCAGGGCCGGCCGTGGCTGGACGCCATCCTGGCGCAGCGCGGCGACGCGCCCGTGCGGCTGGAGGTGCGGGTGCCGGCGGGTGCCGGTGCCGCGCGCGACGTGCTGGTGGTCGGTCGCCGTACCCGCTTTGAAGGCGAGGACGTGTTGCTGTGCGCGATCCATGACGTCACGGACGAACGCGAGGCGCACCGCAGGCTGGCACGCGCACGCCAGCTCGCAGACGAGGCCAGCGCCGCCAAATTGCGCTTCCTGGCCACCATGAGCCATGAAATCCGGACGCCGTTGTACGGCATGCTGGGCACGCTGGAACTGCTGTCGCTGACCGGCCTCGCGCATAGCCAGCGCGAGATGCTGTCGACCATCCGGTCTTCGTCGCAGGTGCTGCTGCAGATCCTGGACGACCTGCTGGATTACTCGCGCGCCGAAG
The sequence above is a segment of the Cupriavidus sp. MP-37 genome. Coding sequences within it:
- a CDS encoding ATP-binding protein translates to MNGWRSVRALLPLPLFWRNFLAFWLGMAAIVGIGMALTAAVAWYRFEALDGLSPAALTADAVEVARTQGRPGLRRWLRMMDSHASALDVYIVDPALQDLLGRQLPARLRDHLVDRIVPVWRAGMIGHAVAQVARPGARVSWWDPQPIVLPDGSEVLMLFLPFDSSRWEVLRLSPVALALGMFALAVSAPLCWALTRHVTGPVRRLREATQALAAGELATRTPQLLARRADELGQLARDFDAMADRLQCLVDWREQLLRNIAHELRSPLGRLRLSLELARRRDATLALQFERIERETERLDGLVERTLQLARLHAAAPVRKPIDLGELVDGIVADARFEAAARGVAIRWTRPGELIFDADGAALGSAIENILRNAIRYTDPAAPVTVTLQADAAAIRLDIVDGGPGVPPEALASLFEPFYRVRSGPGHPAGAGLGLSIAHAGIAAHGGTVSARNARPSGLAVSVSLPRLA
- a CDS encoding ATP-binding protein, encoding MPNWLSRANKQFPGRLLAVVAALLIVVISGCLALFLHSRFQRIVWEQAWSARQHFGAVLAAKATHEYFIRRMAEITGPEYRLVRSDRPATRLEALLMAVPVGSARAVEVPGLINPATLMRGAPVPGADRSVALSHVIRFAIFERAYWGTAPQGVRSVFLLADGSEALVTPALPAALRLSGPQVADAVSNWAKALARRSSEVRTSTPAGTPLWAGPYPGLIGQETMLSCFLPVHNAAGTLLGYAATAIPVRALMADVSMPGGAQAGQPVSGKRAVFFDERGKLLFQGRDAGWLRPHALGERVARELAASERGVAYWFEQGSLMIGSMAPDHSWRAAYAYPLSQGLADHGLALAAALLLYGLGIAAVLQGARMVRRRVLVPMRRNAERIEDSERFNRTVMQAAPVGLRVVRTADAHVRAENALAAQWLPLDARTQGRPWLDAILAQRGDAPVRLEVRVPAGAGAARDVLVVGRRTRFEGEDVLLCAIHDVTDEREAHRRLARARQLADEASAAKLRFLATMSHEIRTPLYGMLGTLELLSLTGLAHSQREMLSTIRSSSQVLLQILDDLLDYSRAEAGQMHLDSVPFDPVDLLESTVRAHAPIALQKGLALSCYPEPGLPCLAGDPVRVRQIIGNLLGNALKFTATGHVIVRLARAPRADVPEAADAAGRIAILLEVADTGPGIAPEIQEKLFEPFVQADPSTARRYGGTGLGLSICRRLAALMDGSVSVHSEPGKGSVFRVLLRLPQAGPRAALEPVLPPVAVLTEDEEIRNHAIDTLRAMGCEAIACSGPAPAAGMVLFVATRRIAAIPEGYAGVVFARADGPAEPQLVGGSWLVNAYHQAGILRALCLAAGMTPASAPPAATAADPVPRLDLEILVVDDHPYNRLLMQQQLERLGCRATLAAGGEEALGLWQQRKFDLVLTDIHMPGMDGNELSRRLRAQGATVPIVGLTASIAPGEAERCLAAGMDRYLSKPVLLGPLAECLRAVLPAHAASPVPLGDHQADHEANDSALPRMADSAASLALLARTMRDDFAALSAAAASGELKALRHHAHRMRGAMALAEDGDEIVALCRELERDVAQAQEAVQAHVDNLALYLAAYFDGPDGPASSQNGNQNGNQNGHQGDWRSSI
- a CDS encoding fimbria/pilus periplasmic chaperone: MNMTIKSLIYAGVVALGLLSAVHAQASVVIAGTRVIYRAQETEATIKLTNEGKMPALTQVWIDKGDPKAAPAAIEVPFTVTPPVSRIDPGKGQTLRIIYTGEPLAQDRESVFWLNVLEIPPKPSAEEADTNKLQLAFRSRIKLFFRPAGLKGTADEAPGLIRWRVVHAGGKTALEGSNPSAYHVSFAKIELVGGGKTARFEDGGMIAPGETRSFPLTGEVAQGPDARVRFNSINDYGGAARGEATLDGASTQAVSH
- a CDS encoding ligand-gated channel protein, translated to MTGTWAQAEAPKAEATLATVVVTAAGSAQDIRDAPASISVVTRSDLENKAYRDVNDALVEVPGVIVSGGGDRTDISLRGMGAKYTQVLIDGKRQSSRETRTNSDSSGVESSWTPPLAAIERIEVVRGPMSSLYGSDAMGGVVNIITRKVPKQWTGELRGDATLQQHSDSGNQYQGNFYLAGPLKSDLLGLQLYGQSTHRVEDDIAYGFHGRRSESLTAKLALTPTRQHDIVFEATGMRQQRSETVGKTVPPLPPGTACPRTGCPTSSETDYRSEKYALSHTGRWGFGVSDSYIQQEEFDNRSRRMKIRNLNARTSWAMPLGSHMLSVGAEYLNQRLNDQTGNQIAGGPNRVERYQWALFAEDEWRLAQSFALTGGVRMDHDQNFGQHYSPRLYGVWHAAERWTVKGGVSTGFRAPDLRQTVAGWGQTSRGGNMYGNPDLKPETMVSQELGLLYDKGNGLQAGVTLFNNDFKDKITRVACPLTQCSDGPNQFGAAPTTYMNVDRAYSRGVEASLRWPIAQAWSLTGSYTYTRSEQKTGQYQGQPLNQLPMHLLVATLNWRPSEKLNAWARVNYRGKESQPITGPSSSTVVAPSYTFVDLGATYALTKNVSLFAGIYNLFDKQVNYTDYGYVEDGRRYWMSVAVKF
- a CDS encoding response regulator transcription factor, translating into MLMCSHPPPARVLLIDDDLELAQMLREYLEPDHCTVTLAHTREQGEALLARNDYDVALLDLMLPDGNGLELLRLHRARSQRPVIMFTAHGDETDRVLGLELGADDYLSKPFSPRELRARMHAVLRRFQCALPASGASAWLEAGALRLNLASGEAMHGPAQATLTGAEQRVLEILMRSAGRVVAREEIGRFALGRAPERYDRSLDTHVSALRRKLALDGTSSPLRIRNLRGRGYLLVQVP
- a CDS encoding fimbria/pilus outer membrane usher protein codes for the protein MRTQKTSSFPSRLSPASAVVLSLFASVSAWGAPGSSRGSTLVAEVEFNDTFLQQPGGVRIDVSRFNKGNVALPGDYRAELYVNDVWLGRTEVTLRQIGDDARNVQPCFDRAAVERMGIDLGKLSPDASARLLAGCVALPDLVPDATASFDNGEQRLDVSVPQIALSRTARGYVDPKYWDDGVTAARLQYNANVYHSDASGLSTTQTYVGLNAGVNVGAWRFRHVGNLTHGDIGGNRYQSVQTSLQRALAPIRSQLVIGEAYTDGALFDSFGFRGVQVASDDRMYPESQRGYAPVVRGIANSNARVQVRQGGNIIYETTVAPGAFEITDLYPTGYGGDLELVITEADGSVRTSRLPYAAAVNALRPGITRYSITVGQYRNVALHSRPMMMQATVQHGINNMVTGYGGFIAAQDYTAVMGGGALNTDLGAFGADITQAWTDLQNAGGRSGQSLRLSYSKLVAPTNTNLTLAAYRYSSSGYLSMADAMALRDLEQRGMAAGMLMGGIQRGRLQVTINQMLPQGYGSFYLAGSTQNYWNRGGSDTQFQAGYNNSYKRINYGVSASRQFNVNAGKWDNRVMLTVGIPLGTGQHAPYSMTSLSRDSQGGTSLQESVTGTLGDDNAFSYGVNAGYTGGGNAADTATVGANLGYVSPFATVTASASKGNNYSQAGFGISGGIVAYAGGVVFTPMPGDTMAIVEAADAAGARVANGSGLRVDPWGHALVPSLTPFSSNQVEIDPKGLPISVSLKTTLQNTAPTAGAIVKMKFETENPGRAAILRVMGPDGAPLPFGAEVTDAQGQAAGTVGQGGRIIVRGLKQDRGELLVKWGSDAKSSCTLPYALPPEAAHPANPFAVLDGACVASAAR
- a CDS encoding fimbrial protein; translated protein: MTNNKLLAALIVAGTAMGAQFAHAADGTITFKGNITAQTCTINGNGTGSHDFTVQLPTVSALTLNGAGKVAGQTPFNIALTECTPDTGNVHTFFEAGPTTDLSTGNLILDAGGAQNVQIRLLNGGAANTPISAGATNAAQNSNSVPIVNGAATLSYYAQYYATGVAGAGPANSSVMYSIAYE